The window GCTTCAGAGGCACTGAGCCATTTGATGCAGATGATTGGGGAACCGATTTCGACTATTCTTGGTATGAAATCCCCAATGTGGGAAAGCTTCATATGGGTTTCCTTGAAGCAATGGGTTTAGGCAACAGAGACGACACTCCCACTTTCCATTACCATCTCTTCGAACAAACCTCCTCTGAGGAAGAGAATAATGAAAAGAAACTCCTAGATATGGTAGAGAGAAGTGCCTATTACGCAGTCAGAATCATTCTGAAACGTTTGCTTTCGGAACACGAAAACGCTCAATTTGTAGTCACGGGTCACAGCTTAGGAGGTGCTTTAGCTATACTGTTTCCCACATTGCTTGTGTTGAAAGAGGAAACAGAGATAATGAAGAGACTGCTTGGAGTTTACACGTTTGGACAGCCGAGAATAGGGAACAGAGAGGTTGGTTTATTCATGAAAGCTAAACTGAACCAACCGGTTGACCGATACTTTCGAGTCGTTTACTGCAACGATCTTGTCCCGAGATTGCCTTACGACGACAAAACTTTCCTCTACAAGCATTTTGGACTCTGTATTTACTACGACAGCTTCTACAACGAGACGGtaatgttatatatatcatacttgACTTGACAAACTTTAAGGAgttcaaatttgaaaatgtGAAGTTGGCTTTTGACTAATGATggttttcttgtatatatatgacaGAAAGCAGAGGATGAACCGGATCCAAACCCTTACGGTTTTCGTTACGAGATTGTTGGTCATGTAATTGCGGTATGGGAGTTGGTTCGAGGCTTGACGATGGGGTATACTCATGGACCGGATTACAAAGAAGGATGgtttaggatcttgtttaggcTTATGGGGCTGTTGGTTCCTGGTCTCTCGGATCATTGCCCGACTGATTACGTGAACTCAGTTAGGCTTGGATCAGATAATGCCCTTCAGATATCCCCTCTCTGAGGagtgctctgtttttttttttcgaaccGGAACTAGGTAGGTTCTTGGAATAAATCTTAACCGGAACCCGGTTAAGTGTTGGTTcgtataatataataagatgaGTTCTGGTTTGTTTAGCTTGAGTTTGAGCCAATAAAAGAAGAGGACCAAAGTTTTGccaaaattaaagttttatttttttattcgttTTATTAGTTTGTCGATGCATTGATCTGAGACAACGATCAAACAAGATCTTACATATAACCAAAAGAGACTTCTTTGGGTCAAAatgaaaccaaatccaaaacttCCCAAAGATTTCAAAGTATGAAACTCGTCTTCTTACATAACTTCATCCAAACTCCGCCAGCTCAATCGGCGGATAAAATCTCTCCTTTCACTTTATGCAAAATAACccatgaaaacaaacaaaaaaaaaaacaaaaccaaaagattgaCATCTTTAGGTTAAAAAAAGTAACAAGGGTTTTGCAGGGTTATTGCATCAATTgaagagagagaatcaaaagtTCTTGGAGAGGGTTCAAAGCCATGCAACCAAACAGCCACCAACACCAACGGAGAGCTTCAACATCAATGGAGCTTCAAGAAGAAGGGACAAGGAGTTGTCCTAGAGGAAGGAGgggatatatcatatatatatacatatatagttacatGTAGAGGTTAATCTGAAGTGAGAATTTCAAAGGCTTCTCTCTACTCATCGTCATGGATGTACCAGCAGCAAAGCATGGTGGCGCAACGGCGGAGAATGTAGAGACGAGCTCGTTGTTCTTTCACCAAAGAAACACATTTGCTTGTAAAGGCGTGACCTTTGTTGAACTTTCTCTTTAATCCTGCCATTTGGTTGAAACTTAGGGtgccacccaaaaaaaaaaccctttgtGGGTGGAGGAGGAGAGTGCAAATGAAATATTTCTGATGAAGGAGAGAAGGATTTGATCAGTATATATAGCTAAGAACAAGAGGAAGTGTAGTAAATAATAAGTAAATTAAGAGGAGATGAACAtggtctttttattttattttattcattgaCATTGAGATTTGCATGGCTCGCTTTTAATTCTCCAAGGAACTATACTTTCATGAAATcgtaaacatattatattatatcagTGTCTCATCTATTATATCATGGACTGCcaagaatatatattatcttatgcAAGAGTGTTATCTATATTTGTTAGTTTGCAAGTTTCTTTTGATATAACTAATCCTACACCGAAATAAAGACTAAATCCTTTAAACATGTGAAGTTATGTATTATTGATTTATTGTAATTCTCTAGGATTGAAAGATCAGTTTTCATTTGTCATTGTATATTGCTTTCTCACTAGTAGTATATCTGAATTTGAATATGCATGGTGCTATGTATGACATCTGAGTATGACGAAGGAGTATAAAATTTGGAATTTCGCTCTATCAAAACTGATTTCCTCttataaataaagataaatttagTCTTGACAACTGATcgtgaaaattatattttgtctttATATAAATGTAAGAAACGCGGTTAGcactcctaccaaaaaaaagaaagaaacgcGGTTAGCACAGCTGTGGATGCATATATAATTTACTTGTTTTAACCCTTAAAAGGAAATGATTATCCTAACAAAATTATTGAATAGGCTTCAACACAATTTTTTAACtcgaataagaagaagaagaagaagaagaagaagaagaagaaagagtagaAAAGGGACAAAGGTGGGCTTAAAAAGAGGAGAGATGTTGAAAGAAGACAAAGCATTGAGATTGGGTTTAGGGGAACATGGAACCGGCAATCTTATCTTCGGTTTCTCCACTTGAGTAGGTTTGTTTGGTTCGCTTCTCTTATTTTAATCTtaactttcatattttcatcCTAACAATCTCTTACAGCATAGAACCATCCTATGCATCAAACcagtcaaaatatatatatgtaaatagcattttttttgtgttttctatcAAAGTATACTTTAGACGTCTGTAATTGAATTTTCATTTGGTTTGTTTAACTTTGCAAGTTGTatgttaaaatatgtaatttattttacttgaaACTGCATGTAAATCGGTAACACAAACTAATATGAACAATACCATATCTTCTAGATTATGGTCGGACGACCAACCATATCAAAGTGAGTTTGAAAACATTATCTTTAACCATTGGCATATTAAGTTATGAACACAAAAATCTGTATAAGAGATTATGACTGTTCCCGTTTCTCTTATCATTCGTTGCGGTTTTACAGCTGGGTAGAACAAAATCATCCCTCAATGATTTCTTCCTCATTTTTCTAATCAGTCCTGCATCACTTCGAGTATCAATTTCCGGATCACAACAGATTCGGATCACATTTATATCCTCACCAATCACATCGTTTTGTTCACATTATAATTATACACACCAATAATATATACAGTGTTGTATACACTATTGTCGGTCTAAAGGCTGCTAAGCCCAACCAGTATCAAAATGTTGATTAATGATGTTTCCTATTAATACGTACGTCCATGTTGGGGGTGGCATCCTCTTCTCAAGCAATTGTATTGAGAACGAATCGCCCTAATGGTCAGGGCCCAATATTTAACTCCAAACCATTTTGAATATAAATGGGTCTTGTGACACACTAACAGCCATTACTACGGAAATTTGTTCTGTGAACCATTAACTAGACTTgaaaatttctaaattctaatagGAATCATGTATGtatctataaaagaaaaaaaaaaacagaaatcgtttcatttttattgagtTGCAACCTTACAAATATGCTTTATCTTAATCCTTTTCACAACCGGTTGATCCGAAACGCTGTTGCGAAAATTCGTTGAATTACAAATTCGCTGCCTTTAAGGCTAAGAATAACATTGATATCAATTGAATTAGGCCAAAGTAACTAGTATCCTACTGTTACGTTCTTTCTTCACATGACTGTTTTTTGGAATAAAAGTTCAATTTCTGTATttgggagaagaaaaaaaaagaattataatcGGACAAGCAACTTTTAATCAACAAATTTTGGCTTGGAGAGTAGCGCATACTCCATACTCCACcgttatttatttagttaccTTCTTTTTCTATTACTGATTttcgattttaagtttttttaaaaactcactCCTTTGGGTAGTTTATAAATAGTAGTATGGAGTATGGACCGTATGGTACATTGGTCCAGATAGATACCATCGCCGGAATCGAACACGTCATTGATGAAGCTATGCAAGTGCATGCATTCACTGAGTTTGCATTCCTttgctaatattatatatatgtagacgaagataaacaaaataaatcaatgcAAGGCAAAATCAAAGACTGTTTCTTCTCGTATAATGAGTCGTATAATTTAACTTCCATATACAAAATCGTTGAATATCCTACTGTATACATACACTAATACACATCATATGCACgccttctatatatatatttttgttgttttaaccCTAAATCGTATGAGAAaaatttgaagaaacaaaaaaaagaaagaaagcgtGAGACAGCCTTAAACACGTTTACGACTCGCGTAGCTTTTGCCCACATAATGGTAATAATTACTATTGCTCTGGTTTTTACTCCCACCACTAGAGCTTTTACCGCGCAGTAAAAAAGACAACGCCCTCCACAAAAACGACTTCCTCCGCCGCGGTGAAACTGCGGTCACGTGACCAGCATGTGCTCTAGTTGACGACTTCTTAATCACAAGACCTCTCACTTCCTCCGGTGGCTTGTAATGCCTAATCAACGGCCACTTAATCCCATCAAAAAACGGATGACGTTTGATATCTTGCGCACCCCTGGCGCATCCTAGCCTTTTCCTCGGGTCTTTCACCAAAAGCTTCTCAATCAAGTCCTTGGCTTTCTCCACCAGATCACCGTCCACGTGGAAACTCGCGGTCTTAGTGGTCGATACTATATTGCGCAGGGTTTGCTCTTTGCTCTCTCCTTTAAACGGCGTCGTTCCTTGTAGCATCTCGTAAAGGAATATTCCGAACGCCCACCAGTCAACTCCGCTTCCGTGTCCGTTTCCAGAGACTAGCTCCGGCGCAAGGTACTCATGTGTTCCGACACAGGACCTTGAAAACGCCGTCACTGGCTCTGCCGCGAACTCAGACacgatctcttctctctcgtatTTTTCCTCCGTTTGCACGGAGAAGCAGCCGCTTCTTCTCCGACGAAGCGACggagatgaagaagttctcCGGTACCGGCGAGATTTAAAAGTAGGGACAACGTCAGATTTAAAACAGAGATCAAAATCTGACAACATGACGTGTCCGTCTTCACGGAGCAAAACGTTTTCAGGTTTGAGATCACGGTAGACGATCCCCATTGCGTGAAGATACTCTAAGGCGACGAGAACTTCGGCGGCGAAGAACCTAACCGGCTGAATCGGTAAACGGTTACCAGGTTGCTTGCGTAACAAGGTATGTAAATCTCCGTTTGGTGCATAATCAATGAGGAGACAAGTGTAGTGAGACTCGTCGATACGAGCGTAGAGCGTAGGGAGGAAAGGGTGGTCTAGCATGGAGAGGATCTCTGCCTCCGTCTCGACTTGAGAAAGCTTCTTCTCCGTCGTGAGACAGTTACGATCAATGACTTTTAAGGCGAATCTTGCGGAGGAGTCACGGAGGTTACAGAGGAAGACTCGGCCTAGGTTTCCGCTTCCGAGGTGGCGTATAAGTTTAAGGTGACGGAGATGGATGTTTCCATCGGAGGAGAGAAGTTTTGCAGATTTGATTGCTGACCAGTGAGGATCATGACGACGGTGGTTGACCGTGGAGGAGGAGACGGATGAGGTTGTTACGGCTGAGGAAGTGGAGAGTCTATCGTTGAAGCTTAAGGTTAAGCTAGAACGAGCGCTTGAGGAGGCGAATGTGCGGTCTGTGACGGTAGATGTGAAGCTGAGATCAAGATCGGTGTCAGGGAAGTAGAAATCTACttgttccatttttgttttcttgcttcacttttttttgtgtgtgtaaaggTCAGAGGATTCTGAGATATTTATAAAGATGTTATGGTGGAAACGTGAGGTGAGATGTGGtgtttaattagttaattagtttgattagtttaattatgttgattgcttaaatgaatttttttttgtgtttgggaGTTTTGGGAAGTTGGGAAATGACAAGGGAAAGTGATAATGGGTTTGACCTTAAcgggttgtttgttttttatttgattcaagtaataaataattataaaaacataagtGAAAGTCATTATGACTAATCTTGGGTGTGCAAGCACNTGGTGCATAATCAATGAGGAGACAAGTGTAGTGAGACTCGTCGATACGAGCGTAGAGCGTAGGGAGGAAAGGGTGGTCTAGCATGGAGAGGATCTCTGCCTCCGTCTCGACTTGAGAAAGCTTCTTCTCCGTCGTGAGACAGTTACGATCAATGACTTTTAAGGCGAATCTTGCGGAGGAGTCACGGAGGTTACAGAGGAAGACTCGGCCTAGGTTTCCGCTTCCGAGGTGGCGTATAAGTTTAAGGTGACGGAGATGGATGTTTCCATCGGAGGAGAGAAGTTTTGCAGATTTGATTGCTGACCAGTGAGGATCATGACGACGGTGGTTGACCGTGGAGGAGGAGACGGATGAGGTTGTTACGGCTGAGGAAGTGGAGAGTCTATCGTTGAAGCTTAAGGTTAAGCTAGAACGAGCGCTTGAGGAGGCGAATGTGCGGTCTGTGACGGTAGATGTGAAGCTGAGATCAAGATCGGTGTCAGGGAAGTAGAAATCTACttgttccatttttgttttcttgcttcacttttttttgtgtgtgtaaaggTCAGAGGATTCTGAGATATTTATAAAGATGTTATGGTGGAAACGTGAGGTGAGATGTGGtgtttaattagttaattagtttgattagtttaattatgttgattgcttaaatgaatttttttttgtgtttgggaGTTTTGGGAAGTTGGGAAATGACAAGGGAAAGTGATAATGGGTTTGACCTTAAcgggttgtttgttttttatttgattcaagtaataaataattataaaaacataagtGAAAGTCATTATGACTAATCTTGGGTGTGCAAGCACATGATCAAACACCGacgattttatattttaagaagAATACGAAGTTAAAGTGAAAAATAGCTCGagaaattgattataaaaaatgtcataattCATAACAATTTCTAAGTTAATTATTAGAGTAAAAACAACATAAGACTTGACGGGAAAATACAAATTCAACTTTTTacgaaaattttattattgttttaggttttatttAGGTGCGTAACAAAGATGAGGAtggagtttacaaaaaaaaaaaaaaaattggatgtgAAGAAACATATGGTCAGTGAAATTAAGTGGGGAGAGTCTGTGTGCATTAATGAGGCAGTAACAGCTTGTCGGCTGTAAACGTTCCTCAAAGTTAGCTTCATCACACTTACGTTACGTGTAGTTACTCTACAGTCTACACTTACGATCTTATCTATAACGTTTAAGGAGTATTTATATTCATTATACATTTCTACTACTCGTTATATCATGAGTCACATACACATAGACATAGTTAATACGTATTGCCAAATAGAGTAACTCACTATACTATTCACTATTTGCTGCTATTATTCATACTAttttgttttagacttttagtcgCTACGCAATAAATACTAACTTATcacaaagaaactaaaaataataatcgactagcaaaacaaaaaaaatcaacgtaTCTCATGATTTTTCACCtatcaaagaaagagaagagattacGAATGCAAACCATGCATGGGAATATATTAATTCTTAACGTGTTTtggaaatcaaaaacataatgTAAAAAGTTGTATGTGACAACTTATGATAATATTAGTGAATGGATTGAAAGCATGTATGATCTTTTCATAAatgatttcagttttgtttttggtaaacaGCAAACATTTtgattatgaaaactatttTCTATCCTCTCCCTAACGAAACAAGATTGAATAATTGGTGTTTaattagttaaaacttaaattttatcgtttttttttgtggtgggGGTCAGAAATTTAAAGAGGGATTCGCATGTTGAAGAGAATATGGGAACTGGATCTCCATGTGATGGGCCATTACTCAGTCTTCTTACCGTTGCGGGACCCACGTCGACTTTTAAAGTCTTACTTTGTCCGCCACGTGGCCAACATAGGACCCACCATTGTCGTGTTTAAAATTCgttttataatctttttggGCAGGCCCTAtagtttttaaaactaaatattacttataatttagattaataattCTTTCAATAATCAATTCTCATTTATTTCAtacctaaattattattattttcaattgaaaaattattcttttctataatatcatttttgttttattttacgATCAATTATAGTTTCGatcaattattctttttttttttggttaaagtcGATCAATTATTGAAGTTATCAGATTATTAGCTCGTGGTTTGCTCGTTGATCAGGTTGATACATCATACATGGAGTTATTATCAACAACATAGACATCTTAATTAGTCTTAAAATAGCTAACGGGTGACATTTGACGATTAGTATATGGCATAAACCGGTCGTATAGCGAAGAGAANATTTATAAAGATGTTATGGTGGAAACGTGAGGTGAGATGTGGtgtttaattagttaattagtttgattagtttaattatgttgattgcttaaatgaatttttttttgtgtttgggaGTTTTGGGAAGTTGGGAAATGACAAGGGAAAGTGATAATGGGTTTGACCTTAAcgggttgtttgttttttatttgattcaagtaataaataattataaaaacataagtGAAAGTCATTATGACTAATCTTGGGTGTGCAAGCACATGATCAAACACCGacgattttatattttaagaagAATACGAAGTTAAAGTGAAAAATAGCTCGagaaattgattataaaaaatgtcataattCATAACAATTTCTAAGTTAATTATTAGAGTAAAAACAACATAAGACTTGACGGGAAAATACAAATTCAACTTTTTacgaaaattttattattgttttaggttttatttAGGTGCGTAACAAAGATGAGGAtggagtttacaaaaaaaaaaaaaaaattggatgtgAAGAAACATATGGTCAGTGAAATTAAGTGGGGAGAGTCTGTGTGCATTAATGAGGCAGTAACAGCTTGTCGGCTGTAAACGTTCCTCAAAGTTAGCTTCATCACACTTACGTTACGTGTAGTTACTCTACAGTCTACACTTACGATCTTATCTATAACGTTTAAGGAGTATTTATATTCATTATACATTTCTACTACTCGTTATATCATGAGTCACATACACATAGACATAGTTAATACGTATTGCCAAATAGAGTAACTCACTATACTATTCACTATTTGCTGCTATTATTCATACTAttttgttttagacttttagtcgCTACGCAATAAATACTAACTTATcacaaagaaactaaaaataataatcgactagcaaaacaaaaaaaatcaacgtaTCTCATGATTTTTCACCtatcaaagaaagagaagagattacGAATGCAAACCATGCATGGGAATATATTAATTCTTAACGTGTTTtggaaatcaaaaacataatgTAAAAAGTTGTATGTGACAACTTATGATAATATTAGTGAATGGATTGAAAGCATGTATGATCTTTTCATAAatgatttcagttttgtttttggtaaacaGCAAACATTTtgattatgaaaactatttTCTATCCTCTCCCTAACGAAACAAGATTGAATAATTGGTGTTTaattagttaaaacttaaattttatcgtttttttttgtggtgggGGTCAGAAATTTAAAGAGGGATTCGCATGTTGAAGAGAATATGGGAACTGGATCTCCATGTGATGGGCCATTACTCAGTCTTCTTACCGTTGCGGGACCCACGTCGACTTTTAAAGTCTTACTTTGTCCGCCACGTGGCCAACATAGGACCCACCATTGTCGTGTTTAAAATTCgttttataatctttttggGCAGGCCCTAtagtttttaaaactaaatattacttataatttagattaataattCTTTCAATAATCAATTCTCATTTATTTCAtacctaaattattattattttcaattgaaaaattattcttttctataatatcatttttgttttattttacgATCAATTATAGTTTCGatcaattattctttttttttttggttaaagtcGATCAATTATTGAAGTTATCAGATTATTAGCTCGTGGTTTGCTCGTTGATCAGGTTGATACATCATACATGGAGTTATTATCAACAACATAGACATCTTAATTAGTCTTAAAATAGCTAACGGGTGACATTTGACGATTAGTATATGGCATAAACCGGTCGTATAGCGAAGAGAATACGAAGATGAATTAATAATTGATTTAGGTATGGTTTGTTCAAAGAATATGCTTACACTCAACTTATAATTaagaacaaattttatatatgaattatagtctacatatatatataccagaTCAGATGATGACCGGTACATAATGATGCAAGTTGCAAAACAAAATCGTGAAAACATAAACATTGTTAAACCCAAGATCTgaggaaaaggaaaacaaacgAGGATCGGATCTTCCCCTAAGTTATATATGTTAACTGGTAACTGAACACAACAATgacaatatatatcattataaagCGATTTGCATTTGAAGTAATGGGATTTTCTTTTAATCAACCACGTGGATTTTTGGCGTTTTGAATCGATCCATTTATACTATGGTTGATGATCGAGCGTgattataacattattattacgTCCTTATCAATAATACAATTTCTATCATGCAAGTAGCCTTACTTTGCAATCTACGTACTAATGTGACTTacagtatatatacaaaatacatGTAAGTAAGTATGGCATCACGTTAGCTATATCACTATATCACGAATGACCTAACTCTCATTGaagatttcttgtttttatttgcttcagTTTCAAATGCTATGAATGATAATAATACACTGAcaggagaaaagaaaacaagaatttggagaagaaaataataataattgatggTAGCAAAGAATCCAACCTGTATTAATTAAGAGAAACCATTAATATTTGAAGACAAAAGAATGCTAACCTTTCATGTGATGTAATAGTTCCATTTTGTCACAACTACTTCTAACAGAAAGAGAAACATCTTCTCATCTATGTGTGATGtctatcaaataaaatctttataaatgtAGCTACATTGGTCACTTAAATCTCGAGATTAATCTGATCCGTGCCCAACATGAGAATGTGTAAATTATACATCATTTTTTCCGtcaagacctttttttttttttttacaattcttCTTTCCAAGACCAAGATTggagtcatatatatattaacgcCCAAAAAATAAGCATTGAAGTGTAAACCATAGTAAGCCCTTTTTGAGGTGCAATGCATCTTAGTTTGAATTCTTTATAAATGATGCGATGAttagtttgatttattttggttaGTGTGTCCGAATCAAGCTCCCTGGTTAATCCAAAGCACTTTACTTCAACAAGTTTGAGATGGACTCATATCACATGGTACCAAACGTTCATTAAgatcaaaacagaacagaagCTCCTAATCATCACCTTGGAGCCCACAACCaatttatttaatgaaataacaacaacatatcATATGGGTTTTCAAATACATTGAACTATGCCCACTTTATAGgtttaaattatttaactatataaataaaatatctaactAGTagctttaaaatataatataatgctATTTACTAATTATAAACATACCCAACGGCCAACGCACCAAGggacacacacacaccaaacacATCCTTTCCAACTACAACAAGTCTACAATTACTCTCCAGAAGTCAAACAGTGACGTTGACTAAGTAAAATCTCGGCCATGTCTCGTAGTAGACAATCTCAGCCCATATCTGTAAATAGGCTTTGTGATTGATTTATCCACATTTTGTAGTTTAATCACTGTCCGTGTATTATTACAATTGAACTACAAAATAATTTGTCAAAACAGTGACGTTCAAGGCAGTGATTCACTGAAGTTGtcaaaaagtgaaaacaaagcTCGTCGAGGACTAAAACCTTTCAGCCTTTTTCCATAGTTTGTTGAGATGGTTAAAGAGTTAGATTATGACAGTAGTTCAACCGACTAAATCCGATTATCTGAAAACTCAAAAAAGGATAAATCAATCAATTAGagaaaaacattaatatttgGTTACTCTTTTATTCAAAGTACTCTTTCACTTCAAGTATTCAACCAAACAGGACCATATATATGTCTGTGTTCTGTCCctctttgttactttttctttctttctgtattCTTCAACTTCGGTGCTTAGGGTGCTTCAAATCTGCTGAAGAGTCGATACGAAGAGATAAGCGAGAGTAACATATAGAGAAGGGAGACAACGAATGTGAACACAACCGATTCTAATGCCTTGTGACAGAAGATTCCATAGGAGTCACAAGCAGAGCTCCAAGTAATGGGTATGTTTCCATAGTATGCTAAGTAAACCGTCTCTGCAGATACAGACCCAGCCGCTAGAACCAGGTAGGTGACCACCTGATCAAGCAAGAACACTGTCCAGACTTGGTGCTTGCTTATTGGACATGGAAGGGCTAATATCGCGAGAGCAGAAATAAGAGAATACGTAGCACAAACGCCATTAGCACTCACCAAATACCTACAagcaggtaaaaaaaaaagcaaaggttCATTGATTATTAAATGTCTAGTGTGAAGCAAGAAGAGATAGAGAGCTGAGAGAAGAAGGTAACATGAAAGCTCCAAGATTTGAGTAAGAAACAGAGCCAAAGTCGTTGGAGATGGAGTTCTTGATCATGATCACGAGACCCGCAATACTTAGAGCCATTGATACTACTCGCACGACCGCCTCTGCCGTTTTCTCAGTGCGGTTAAGCTCTAGAGCTGAGCCATCAATGGCTGTTTGATCGGTCTTGtccatattttctttttggtgttttaaggAAAGAGAggtctttgttttttataatgttaAGGGTTTCAAGTCACAATAGACAAAAGAGTCGCTCAAGCATTCAATATAGTCATGTGATTATATGCCGTCACTAGTCTCAGTTTTAGGTGACTCTTGTTTTGCCTGCTCTAATTTATCATTTTGTCTTCCAAATTTGGAATTAGCGTACTGGAAGTGAAGGGAGTTTGATATTCCctctgttttaaaatataaaatgttttagttaaaacacatattaaaaaatagttacttttaaaaaatttaaccaatcataaacaagactgcataa is drawn from Camelina sativa cultivar DH55 chromosome 1, Cs, whole genome shotgun sequence and contains these coding sequences:
- the LOC104779169 gene encoding uncharacterized protein LOC104779169, producing the protein MHVYTFIYIYICYKLKQASIENKNRGDMHKDNEAGSNPVHGSNYLIVRPHRGGFRDLFRYGVRDDETSKEKFLERPENGGWSTMTIDEEAEDHRLVIVVSILVRKIIRLLRTPMEYTGFVIDFFLNLFSANGGFFGLLLRLIQAKVVIPKRGSVTFVSTIGQLDERIGLYKEWNFVEHLEGIDSVSSGSSGNAKIELGSRGLMDLCVMASKLAYENAKVVENVVDLYWKMNLVEFLDCWNDYQKQLSTQVFILTDKEKDANLIVISFRGTEPFDADDWGTDFDYSWYEIPNVGKLHMGFLEAMGLGNRDDTPTFHYHLFEQTSSEEENNEKKLLDMVERSAYYAVRIILKRLLSEHENAQFVVTGHSLGGALAILFPTLLVLKEETEIMKRLLGVYTFGQPRIGNREVGLFMKAKLNQPVDRYFRVVYCNDLVPRLPYDDKTFLYKHFGLCIYYDSFYNETKAEDEPDPNPYGFRYEIVGHVIAVWELVRGLTMGYTHGPDYKEGWFRILFRLMGLLVPGLSDHCPTDYVNSVRLGSDNALQISPL
- the LOC104779175 gene encoding uncharacterized protein LOC104779175; amino-acid sequence: MAGLKRKFNKGHAFTSKCVSLVKEQRARLYILRRCATMLCCWYIHDDE
- the LOC104779183 gene encoding serine/threonine-protein kinase WAG2-like translates to MEQVDFYFPDTDLDLSFTSTVTDRTFASSSARSSLARSSLTLSFNDRLSTSSAVTTSSVSSSTVNHRRHDPHWSAIKSAKLLSSDGNIHLRHLKLIRHLGSGNLGRVFLCNLRDSSARFALKVIDRNCLTTEKKLSQVETEAEILSMLDHPFLPTLYARIDESHYTCLLIDYAPNGDLHTLLRKQPGNRLPIQPVRFFAAEVLVALEYLHAMGIVYRDLKPENVLLREDGHVMLSDFDLCFKSDVVPTFKSRRYRRTSSSPSLRRRRSGCFSVQTEEKYEREEIVSEFAAEPVTAFSRSCVGTHEYLAPELVSGNGHGSGVDWWAFGIFLYEMLQGTTPFKGESKEQTLRNIVSTTKTASFHVDGDLVEKAKDLIEKLLVKDPRKRLGCARGAQDIKRHPFFDGIKWPLIRHYKPPEEVRGLVIKKSSTRAHAGHVTAVSPRRRKSFLWRALSFLLRGKSSSGGSKNQSNSNYYHYVGKSYASRKRV
- the LOC104779196 gene encoding CASP-like protein 2A2 — translated: MDKTDQTAIDGSALELNRTEKTAEAVVRVVSMALSIAGLVIMIKNSISNDFGSVSYSNLGAFMYLVSANGVCATYSLISALAILALPCPISKHQVWTVFLLDQVVTYLVLAAGSVSAETVYLAYYGNIPITWSSACDSYGIFCHKALESVVFTFVVSLLYMLLSLISSYRLFSRFEAP